One window of the Syngnathoides biaculeatus isolate LvHL_M chromosome 11, ASM1980259v1, whole genome shotgun sequence genome contains the following:
- the adh5 gene encoding alcohol dehydrogenase class-3, with translation MATSGKVIKCKAAVAWEAGKPLSIEEVEVAPPKAHEVRIKIFATGVCHTDAHTLSGSDPEGVFPVILGHEGAGTVESVGEGVTKFQPGDTVIPLYVPQCGECKFCKNPKTNLCQKIRVTQGQGLMPDGTSRFTCKGKKVFHFMGTSTFSEYTVVADISLAKINAKAPLDKVCLLGCGISTGYGAALNTAKVEPGSTCAVFGLGAVGLAAVMGCKVAGATRIIGVDINPSKFDKAKEFGATEFVNPKEHSKPVNEVLVEMTDGGVDYSFECIGNVQIMRAALEACHKGWGESIIAGVAGAGQEISTRPFQLVTGRVWRGTAFGGWKSVESVPKLVEDYMSKKLKVDEFVTHTLPFDEINEGFDLMHAGKSIRTILTF, from the exons ATGGCGACTTCTGGCAAG GTGATCAAGTGCAAGGCTGCAGTAGCCTGGGAGGCGGGCAAGCCTCTGAGCATcgaggaggtggaggtggccCCGCCAAAGGCCCACGAAGTCCGCATTAAG atcTTTGCCACCGGAGTGTGCCACACCGACGCCCACACTCTGAGCGGCAGCGACCCTGAAGGGGTCTTTCCGGTGATCTTGGGCCACGAGGGCGCCGGCACTGTGGAGAGTGTTGGAGAGGGTGTCACCAAGTTTCAGCCAG GTGATACCGTCATCCCGCTGTACGTCCCCCAGTGTGGCGAGTGCAAGTTCTGCAAGAATCCCAAGACCAACCTCTGCCAGAAAATTAG AGTGACCCAAGGTCAGGGCCTGATGCCTGACGGGACCTCCCGCTTCACTTGCAAGGGCAAGAAAGTGTTCCACTTCATGGGGACCAGTACCTTCTCCGAGTACACGGTGGTGGCCGACATCTCCCTGGCCAAAATCAACGCGAAGGCTCCCCTGGACAAGGTCTGCCTCCTCGGGTGCGGCATCTCCACCGGATACGGCGCCGCGCTCAACACCGCCAAG GTGGAACCCGGGTCCACCTGCGCCGTCTTCGGTTTGGGAGCCGTCGGGCTGGCCGCCGTCATGGGCTGCAAGGTGGCCGGGGCCACGCGCATTATCGGCGTGGACATCAACCCGAGCAAATTCGACAAAGCCAAGGAGTTCGGGGCCACCGAGTTCGTCAACCCCAAGGAGCACAGCAAGCCCGTCAACGAGGTGCTGGTCGAGATGACGGACGGCGGCGTGGACTACTCCTTCGAGTGCATCGGCAACGTGCAGATCATG CGAGCCGCTCTGGAGGCGTGCCACAAAGGTTGGGGGGAGAGCATCATCGCCGGCGTCGCCGGAGCCGGGCAAGAAATATCCACCAGGCCTTTCCAGCTGGTGACGGGTCGAGTCTGGCGCGGCACCGCCTTCGGAG GCTGGAAGAGCGTGGAAAGCGTCCCTAAACTGGTGGAAGACTACATGAGCAAAAAGCTGAAGGTGGACGAGTTCGTCACGCACACGCTGCCGTTCGATGAGATTAACGAGGGATTCGACCTCATGCACGCTGGAAAGAG CATTCGCACTATCCTGACCTTCTGA
- the gar1 gene encoding H/ACA ribonucleoprotein complex subunit 1 — translation MSFRGGGGRGGGYNNRGGGGYNNRGGGGGYNNRGGGGGYNNRGSFGGRGGGRGGFRQQDYGPPEYVVDLGEFMHPCEDDIVCRCTTVENKVPYFNAPVYLENKEQVGKVDEIFGQLRDFYFSVKLSENMKASSFKKLQKFYIDPMKLLPLQRFLPRPPGVKGPPRGGRGGGRGRGSGGGRGGGFRGGRGGGGRGGGFGGGGRGGGFGGGGRGGGGGFRGRGGGGGRGFRGGK, via the exons ATGTCGTTCAGAGGAGGCGGAGGACGAGGTGGAGGATATAATAACCGGGGAGGTGGAGGATATAATAACCGAGGAGGCGGTGGAGGATATAATAACCGAGGAGGTGGTGGAGGATATAATAACCGAGGAAGCTTCGGCGGCCGCGGTGGGGGTCGCGGTGGCTTCCGACAGCAAGACTATGGACCCCCTGAATATGTTGTTG ATTTAGGAGAGTTTATGCACCCCTGCGAGGATGACATCGTGTGCAGGTGTACAACTGTAGAAAACAAGGTTCCCTACTTCAATGCGCCGGTCTACCTGGAAAACAAGGAGCAGGTCGGGAAGGTGGACGAGATCTTCGGACAGCTGCGCGACTTT TATTTTTCCGTCAAGCTGTCTGAAAACATGAAGGCGTCTTCGTTTAAGAAATTGCAGAAG TTTTATATAGATCCGATGAAGCTCCTTCCGCTGCAGAGGTTCCTGCCCAGGCCGCCTGGCGTGAAGGGTCCGCCGAGAGGAGGCCGAGGCGGGGGTCGAGGCAGAGGGTCGGGAGGTGGTCGCGGAG GTGGGTTCCGGGGCGGAAGGGGAGGCGGTGGCAGAGGCGGCGGCTTCGGAGGAGGCGGGAGAGGTGGAGGATTCGGAGGCGGCGGgcgcggaggcggcggcggcttcagaggaagaggaggcggagGCGGGCGTGGGTTCAGAG gtGGCAAATGA